AGGCCTTGTGGCCATTACCGGTTACTGGCTGAGAGACGGGCTTTTGTCTAGCTGAATAAGTCTGACCTGTTACACCAGCCTGACCGTCGGTCCAATCGATTCAACCGCTACTCAAAGAAGCGTTATAAACTACATtttccgtttcataatataaaactttctagcattgtctagaGCCATaaagatgttaataaatctagacgcAAATATAAAACACATACATTGATCAATGAATAAATCTAGGTAAAACCAAAAGTtcttatgatatgaaacggagggagtaatggtTATTGTTTAGAATTTTTTTGGCCCACAGGAGTTCACCTCTGTCAGTTCATATGTGAAGAGAATTTAAACTAGAGGGGCCAAGGCCGAGTCCTAAATTTCAACTCCAAACTACAACTTCCAAATTATTacttccttattttttttgttaatgtaactttccaaactgctaaacaatataATATGATATGTGCAAATATTTTCTACATAGAAGTATCaacttctaaaaaaatcaaataaatcttttaatttaataatagttaatacttaattaattatatgctagtCGTTCATTTTACATAATACTAATATACTAATTCAATAAAACGGGCCCCACGTTTTACATGTTGCTAATATGCTACTCCAATACGGAGGTTTGAAATAGGCCCTAATTAGTACTAGGCTGTAGGCTGTGTGCCTGTGTGCAGGCATGATGTGAACAGCAATATCACCGTGGAACAGCTTGCAACCAGTTCACCTCATCCAATCAGGGAGCACTGTATAAAAAAACAGCAGTTCCAAAAACAATTCAAACAAATGAGAAAAAGGTGAGGGAAGGAGTGTTATTAGCTGATGATTCACGCATCAGTCAACACCAATTTCTTGAGCCGACAATCGTGCATAATCGTCGCCCACAATCGCCGATAGAAGGTTTTGATTTTGGCggagtttagtttcaaattttttcttcaaacttttaactttttcatcacatcaaaactttcctacacatataaacttcctaCTTTTCTATCaaatcgttccaatttcaaccaaacttataattttgacgtgaactaaacacactcagCTATAGTAAGGAGCGTAGGACTCTGGTTTTGATTCTCATGGAGATAGCAGTGCAGTTACTACACTTGCTAGGCGTCGGTTGCTAGCTAGGCCCAAGCCCTTAGAAGCATACATGATCCACGATGCCACTATTTTAGCACGAGAAATGCTAATCATGACAAGGAACCTGAGGCTCAACTTGGCTCCGTGTTCTTCATGGGGCAACGAGAGAGACCGACGTGGAGTTGAATCTTTGACCTGGTTGGCTCAAGCCGAATGACACCTAAGCGTACTGTGAAAGTTCTTACAGAAGCTACAGAGAAAATCTCcagcttttctttttcagtagAGCCTGCCTCGAGAGAGACTGCCCCGATTCCCGGATAGGGCCTGCAGTGATATGGCCGAATCTGACCACAACAAATTCTTCATTCCTTCCCTGCTCCCATCCGTGTCTCAAAGTGTCTCATAGAAGACTAATTTTTGGTTCTTTGGATGCGTCAATGCAAAGCAAAATATACTAAGAGAAGGAGACAATGAGCGACTCAACTGAACTTTTCTGCAGAAAGATATGATCCACGTACGCGATGCATGCCCAGTAATCATATATGCTTCGGTTTTCTTTACCTCTACGCAAAGATGTCGCTTGCAGATAAAAAGGTAGAGAGAAATGAGGGTGATCTAGGCCGGCAGAAGAttacgatgatgatgatgacgaggcTTTGCTGGGAGCTATTTTTATCATTGATTTCTTTTGAGTTTTGTTGTCCTTCCCTGGTCGTCTCTCTTTATTCCCAGTGAGAAAAATCAGTGTGATACTTTCCTTGCCCTTCTCATCTTTCTTCGTTCTACAAAGAATTCATCAGGTGAAGTTGGATGCATAATTTTGACACAAATTTAACAATATTGTGAGTATTTTCCTTTAAGCAAAATGGGTTGTCCATAGAGCAACTTATGAGTGGGTGGTGCAATTTAATCGCGCAACTTGAGAAGCTATAGACCGATTCCTTCTTACTGTTTTATCAGATGGCCAAAATATAATTTGATTTTAGACCAGAAACGATAGAGAATAGccctaaaaaaattaatcagcATGGCCTGAAACATCCTGGATGTAGAGGCTGGGTTGATTTCCATTATcgaaaaaattaaacaaaattaCTCAGCAAGAACTTATTTATTTTGTACAAAAAAGAATTCGAACCATCCATAATTATACAAAAGGATTTCACCTATAATTCTTCTCACTAAAATTACATGTGTGCTTCATCTGTCCTGGCAAAGTATTCTTCTATCAAAGATTGCTGTGGTTCTGTTCATTCCAAAAATGCAGAGTGCCTCCCTTTCTGAAGTCTGACCTCTTCCTACATAGACGGGCTATCTCCGTCAGAGctactctctcttcctcctttctGCCCTTGCATGTTCAGGATCGGCAATGCACTTGCTGCTGATATACGGAAGGACCTCGCTGACCCAACAAATGTCCTGTCCTGCTGACTGACTTCCCTGCAAACATGATCCAGCATTGAGAGGAAGTCCCTAACCACCATGAATATCCTCAGAGGGTGTGCCTCCTCCTTCACCGCGTTACCGTGGAAGTACTCAGTGATCTCCTTCACTCTTCCGAGTGCCGCCTTCTCGTCGTGCCTCACTTGCTCGATCTCCTGCTCAGCTTCCTTGAGAAATTCACGCATCGTCGCGAAGAAATTCACCCCTTGGCTGCATTGCTTCTCGAGCTGGAGGACCGACTTGATCTTTCCAAGACCGGCTTCAAGCTTAGATACGTAGCCGTGTAGCACGTCGAAGTCCATGGTTGCTGCTCTCTTGACATTTCCTAGCTCGGTGCTCAACCCAGACACAACTTTTAGGCCCTGTCGACGCAGCTGTTCAACTTTCGCGATGTTTGTGATGTGGTTTTCTGGAGCCTTTTCAGATTTTGCGTCCTCTGACCGGACGATTTCTTGGACGACAAAGTGCAGCAGTGTGGTTTTACCGTCGGCGCCTTTGACATCTGCAAGCTTGAGGAGGGTGTCAAGCTTGAAAGCTTTGGCTTCACCTCGGTTTGTGCCAACATTCATTCTGTTCCCTGTCCTCAGCACTGCTTCAAGGAGTTTTAAGAACAATCTACTGCCTTTTAAATCATCACAAGCTGCCTGAAAAGCAAGTAAAAGTGTTAAGCTACTAAAAAGAGCCAGTGAGAGACTTTAAGGACTTCATAATAATTTCTGTATATGGTAAAAGTTAGTACGCTTGAAAAGCAAGCAAACAAACTAAAATGGTGTTAACACACAATAGTTATCACGCATGTTCCTGGCCAAGGATTGACCAACCATCTGCTGTATAAATCTCCAAACTTCCTAATATCTTGTGAAAATACATTGCTACCCAAGGGTTCCCAGATCCCATTTTTGTCGAGTGCATGAATATATTGTCAAGTTCCTTAATTATTGCAGTATATGTGATTTAATAAgcaccaaaaaaaatttagtgccCAAATTTTCCATGATATACAGAATTTAGAAAGATTCGTAAATCATGAACAAAAACTCTGAAAGAACTTTATATTATGTTAAGTAGTGTACCACATACTAATTTCGGattgaaattttaaatgttTGTGTAACTCAAATGTGCACTAGAGtccataaatttttcaaaactaaCACAGCTTGATGATATATAAATTCAGGTAGTGTAATATATTAGAATTTTTTACCATGGTGCAGTCCAAATTCAGGCATCTACTCCATATATGTTTTATGGAGTATTAGTTTTATGCAGTAAATGATGGCACATAAGAATATATGTTAATGCAGTAACCCATGATAGAGACAAATACAACGTGAACTACAATACCTCAAGCGTTTGAAAAGATTTCCTGAGATAATTCACTTCATTCTCAAAATTTGCTCGGTATAGCATAACATCAACTCTTTTGAAGGCGAACGGTATATCAAGAACTGCCTTAAGAAAGCGCTCTGCCGAACCAAGCTTTGATAAGTCCCCAGTGAAATCTCGCAGTTTCAGTTCTTCCTCTTTGGTTGGAGCCATCTTTATTAAGGTCTCCAAAAGTTCAGCTCCCAAACATTCAGCATTACCTATTTATAGATGAACAACATATGGTTACTGGAATTAGATGCAAAGTGTTTATAGTTTTTATCCAATTCTGCATCGCTGAGAGGTGTGTATTGCTGTATTAGCATGTAGTAGTATTTTATAGTAACCTTACTCATACTACTGCTGGTCTGCTGTCCTACAGttcaaatgatatttttttctgagGACAGTTCAGAATAGATCACAACAGAATCCAACAACTAGTATTACTTGCCCTTAGTAAGATATGCCTTTTTTCCTATCTAAATTATCATACTCCCTTAGTCTCATTCTTatgatataagggattttgactttttgtttgtactgtttgaccattcatcttattcaaaaaattttagaattattatttattttatttgtgacttactttattatccaaagtattttaagcataacttttcgttttttatatttgcacaaattttttaaataagacaagtggtcaaacagtaaaagcaaaaagttaaaattcagacggagagagtagtaaacAGAGGCCAAACAATTATTGCTTACCATCTAAAAGCGCATCCGTAACCTCCTCGAGAGTGACATTCAGCGCGCGAAGCAGGATGGCAATGTTCTGTGCCTTCTTGGGGTCAAGAACTCTCTCCTCTTGCTTAAATTGCGGCATGCCGACTTTCTTCGGGTTGTCCATCCTAGGCGCCACGGCTGTCGAATTGTTCATGAATAGCACCTCGATCATATCCTCATCCAACCTGCAACATGTTCATATCAGCAATCAACAAATTGAAAAATGTAATGAACAGCATAAGAATTCCAgatctttttttctgaaatttttatCTTAACTGGAATGAATTTGACTTGAGCCGGTCCCAGACCATGTCGCGGTCGGAGCTCGCCCGAACCTTGTCCCAGTGCAGTGGCTTCAGCTTTGGCCggggctcgtcgccggcggcttcACCCCGCGTTCGCACTgacatggtggcggcggtggcgtcgttgTCCTTTGTCACCGCCATTGCTGGCGCCCTGGGTATCACAATGCTGGGGCCCTCTGCTGGGAGCGGTCTGAGCAGCCGGCGAGCAGAGACTGGCCCAGTTggtggctccggcggcggcggcggcggtggaggcttTGGGGTTGTGTTGTTGAAtcttgatggtggtggtggaggcggcggcggcgcgggtggtggGTTGGAGGGTGGCGAGGCCATCTGTTTGTTCATTtcggcgccggagccggcggAGAAGCGGGTGCGAGGAGGTGTTCGACGGGAGCGTGGCGCGGGTGGGGCAGGagggggagcagcggcggcgggcgcgggcacgggcgcggcggccggcgtcgtgGGGAAGAAGTCGCTGGTGAGGCTGGGGAGgctgcggcgggaggcggtggtggtgcgcggGCTGGACGCGCTCGCCTCGCTCCACgtcccgccgccctcgccgccgccaccgccaccggagcCAGCCGAGCGCTGCCCAGGCGTGTAGTACGCCGCGTCCTCGTCGGACGATCCTTGCGTCAGCGCGGACGCACCTCGCcgcagcggcgggagcggccggAGCTCCGGGCTCGGGACGGTGTCGACGTCACGGCACATgccacggcgcgcgcgctcCGGGCGCACCTTGCGGTACGGCGAGACCGCCGTCGAGCAGGCCGCCACGTCGGCGTGCGCCCCCGCGACGGAGCCAGCGCCAGCGTGCGCGTGGCCTGGCGGCTTGTGCGCctgggcggcggccgcggcggggtgGCGCGCCAGGCGGCCCGTGAGGAGGAACGCGGCCGCGAAGGCGAGCAGCGCGaggaccgcggcggcggcggcggaggcgaccaCGATGGCGGCCTTtggcgtgccgccgccgcctcccccgcgcgcccGCGGGTCCGGCCCGCTGCGCGACGACGacacgtcggcggcgaccgtgttcggcggcggcggcgggagcagcgccGGGCCGCCGTTGTCCACGGGGGTGGCGGGCGTGGAGGGGTCGGAGGAGAAGTCCGgggacggtggcgacggcgacgccgtggacggcggcggtgtccACTCGATGGGGAACAGCGGCTCGTGCAGCACCCGccgcacgtcgccggcgccgccgacagCGGCCACCGCCGAGaaggcgaggaagaggaggagcgcgaGCGTGGGCGGCATTGGtgatgaggagagagagagggagagagtgaggTTGGATTGTAGAGAGAGAAGTGGGAGTGGGAGTGTGAAGCTGCTGCAGAGAAGAGGACTCAAGGGAAGGAAGGAATAAGGGGGAGGAGTGAGGAGAGGGGAAGCTCAAGTAGCCGCCATTTTTGGGTTCGGTGGAAGAGCAGCAGCGTGTCCATCACACGTGGCCTTTTTGTGAGTTATTATTATGGCTAAATTTTTGGAGGGTACTGTTCACCGCTAAATTTTACCATTTCCTCAGTTCATAGTATAAGATATTTTGGTTTTtaaattttaccaaaataaattcccacgtacctacctttttttttgtatggatTGTACTGATTTAATCTGTACGTATCAATTTTTTACTAGTTTATTCTATCTTCTACATATTTTGTGTCAATATTGTACTTTTGCTAGCTACATCCTCAATctttgagaaaaagaaataatcatttatttattataggataaaaagagttatatactacatatgttttaaaatataagagattaaATATTTGTATGTATTTATATTCttcaaatcttttatattttaaaacgaacTAGGAAGaaagcccgcgcagatgcgcgggtaatttatttatttcctaTAAAAAGAATACTAAAAGAAACCATATCTCGCCATATTCACTGTAAGAAATAGACCATTGATTTTGATATGTAGTAAATGATCAAAATGGCTATCATGTCCAACTAAAAATCACTTTATCCCAATTATATGTAAATTCACCATTCACAATAACTTATTATCATTGTTTTGAAGTATGTGTGTCTTTTTAATCGATGGAATTGCAGCTGTATAAAAAAATCCcaatacatcattaataccATAAAAAGTTAATATCCACATTATACCCAAGTGCCCATGTTTCACAGGTCCAAATCtacatataaatatttaaaaataccgCTTCTACCAATTAATAGGATAAaacaattaaaattatatatgaatgcTCCTCTGACGATCGGGTGAAGCCGACTATAGCCGCTAAGGATTTTTCTCAAATGCCTTGATTCATGGGTCCCGCATTGATATAGTCGTGCTCCTCAATGGTAACATAATTTTATCGGTAAGTAGCAGGCCATTTAAGCATTGTTGTCAACGGTAACATCTCACTCGGACCACCTTAACCGAAAAATGCATACTCCTATATAATTACTACAATGTAGCCAGTTGAGATCCATACTTGGCATCCTTTATGGAATGAGTGAAAAGAAGATGGAGGtgataaaaaaagtttttttttgtgtcttGAGTTGATTTATTGTATAGAGTAGACAAAATTTGTTTAAGGTGTTAATCAATAGtactaaattttagtagtatagatattttttttaaaaaaaatagcagggTTGATCATTCGACTATCTAATAGCTTTAGTGACACAGTTATCCTTTGCTAACTTACAAGTTAGTataagttttgatttttttttccttgtattaTACATCTAATTCACCTATGCATGTACATGGGAGTTAATATGCGTTGGAATTTGAGCTAATTTGTTAAAACTATTTGGATGAGGGTGACataaaaatagatataatatagttatatgtatgttttttttctagtgaaTAGTAGTCTCTCGTACATACgtttgttttttcatttttctgaatgaatatttttataatatagggatatggtgcatgcatgtgtaTTCATAGTGTGCatttgcgcgcgcgcgcgcgcgcacacacacacacacatatatatatatatatatatatatatatatatatatatatatatatatatatgagctcATATGATTGACTTTTACATTGCTAGTAAAAAtatactttcaaaaaaaattgacggGATGAGAGTGAAGCAATGTTTTTATAGGCAATGGCTTGTTTTACCACCTCGCTAGGAGTGGTtgctatgtatatatatatcctcaATTTAGGAAAATCTTAGAgctggaaagaaagagaaaactacCGTATGGGACGAATCACATACAcactattccttttttttttctttttatatctaTTGTGTACGTAATTATATAGGAGTTGTGTACGTATGTAGAGACAGATCATATGGTTTTTTAGGACAGATGGATTACTTTCATATatctaatttaatttaatggttgaaaataatggatcaTCGGTTTAAGTGTAAATTGATGGATATATgtttacttttttatataactttTCGTAGATTctttctaatttattaaagtatcacatgatatcttatgagcgtttgtagaagtgtAGGGATGGTATTACTCATAGTTGTAATCTACTTGTAGTCAACTATTGTTTGCATCGTCTACTTACTCTATAGTTTGTTGATGGTTGTGTACTTAGTATCGCCATTTATCTTCAGTGTTGGATGACACACATGCTCATTGGATATCAGCTAATTTTTAGGTGCATTGTGCATGGATACCTcgtaaataatattatttagcAATCAATGGATAGTGGCTTATATATATAGAACTTATATACATGGGAATCAGTGAGGACATAAGTTTGATATTTTAGGCTATGATTGACCAAGTATACAAATATATTGTATAttactccatcccaaaatataggaAGACCTCATTTTAAGGAAAATTAAACTCGgtaacttttgactaataatcatactaattatatatatgctaattattatacatgttatatcactatatttatattttaaagtgcTTTCATATgatgttaattttatatttattggGAATAtaatatggaataaattaatggtcaaagtatgtAGTTGAAGAGCGCGTAAAAAATATAGGCCTTATagtttgggacggagggagtatatattaatgTTTTACTACTAAATAATACATTTAAGGCTATGTTCTAAAGTGCTTATCGGATTGGCTACTCCCTTATTTATATCGAACATgtttcccgaactactaaatggtATATTACGCGGTGCGTGTATAGCGAATatgtttatataaaagtttttttaaaataaaattaatttatttccattttttatatttaatacttaattaatcatgtgctaatgacttgCACCATTCTGTGTGCACTGGATAAGCTCACGTAATGAACTTGATCGAAGTCTAAAGTGGGAGATAAATGACAATGACAACGtgtcaaaataatatatttgatattaaatctctaataatatatgaataaataaaacacataaTACATTATAGAATAAATAATTCGGTTTTTATCTCAGGTGcgtgaaaaagagaaaaaaaagaggaacgTGGGGCCCGGTGCATGAAGTACGTACGTTCATGCACGCAT
The sequence above is drawn from the Oryza glaberrima chromosome 10, OglaRS2, whole genome shotgun sequence genome and encodes:
- the LOC127786152 gene encoding formin-like protein 4 — encoded protein: MPPTLALLLFLAFSAVAAVGGAGDVRRVLHEPLFPIEWTPPPSTASPSPPSPDFSSDPSTPATPVDNGGPALLPPPPPNTVAADVSSSRSGPDPRARGGGGGGTPKAAIVVASAAAAAVLALLAFAAAFLLTGRLARHPAAAAAQAHKPPGHAHAGAGSVAGAHADVAACSTAVSPYRKVRPERARRGMCRDVDTVPSPELRPLPPLRRGASALTQGSSDEDAAYYTPGQRSAGSGGGGGGEGGGTWSEASASSPRTTTASRRSLPSLTSDFFPTTPAAAPVPAPAAAAPPPAPPAPRSRRTPPRTRFSAGSGAEMNKQMASPPSNPPPAPPPPPPPPSRFNNTTPKPPPPPPPPEPPTGPVSARRLLRPLPAEGPSIVIPRAPAMAVTKDNDATAATMSVRTRGEAAGDEPRPKLKPLHWDKVRASSDRDMVWDRLKSNSFQLDEDMIEVLFMNNSTAVAPRMDNPKKVGMPQFKQEERVLDPKKAQNIAILLRALNVTLEEVTDALLDGNAECLGAELLETLIKMAPTKEEELKLRDFTGDLSKLGSAERFLKAVLDIPFAFKRVDVMLYRANFENEVNYLRKSFQTLEAACDDLKGSRLFLKLLEAVLRTGNRMNVGTNRGEAKAFKLDTLLKLADVKGADGKTTLLHFVVQEIVRSEDAKSEKAPENHITNIAKVEQLRRQGLKVVSGLSTELGNVKRAATMDFDVLHGYVSKLEAGLGKIKSVLQLEKQCSQGVNFFATMREFLKEAEQEIEQVRHDEKAALGRVKEITEYFHGNAVKEEAHPLRIFMVVRDFLSMLDHVCREVSQQDRTFVGSARSFRISAASALPILNMQGQKGGRESSSDGDSPSM